Proteins from a genomic interval of Trifolium pratense cultivar HEN17-A07 linkage group LG6, ARS_RC_1.1, whole genome shotgun sequence:
- the LOC123888749 gene encoding TOM1-like protein 6 isoform X1 gives MMAVSSSSASVAVDKATSDLLMGPDWTMNIEICDSINSNHWQPKDVVKAVKKRIQHRSSKVQILALTLLETMVKNCGDYVHFQIAERNVLEEMIKIVRKKADMQVRDKILVLLDSWQEAFGGAGGKYPQYYWAYEELKRSGVSFPKRSPDAAPIFTPPPTHPSSSSRNMHPGFGMPSNSSKTLDETMATEIESLSMSSLESMRHVLDLLSDMLQAVNPNDRAAVKDEVIVDLVDRCRTNQKKLMQMLTTTGDEELLGRGLELNDSIQSLLARHDAIASGASFPSHGASSSTISSEGQSSVNQNEVKSPSPAESSTPKASPLAAVYSEPRGESDEEEEDEFAQLARRHSKTQSVASKDATIGSSENSGSMNTNSTTPNVPETSTSIPSLALALPDPPAPISTTSKDQDIIDLLSITLSLAPSSPPPTTYAPSSAPTQGGMHQIPVPSSADSYSYSPQSYLGNSPFNSYVAPWAQPQSKSEFQTQPPQQMYQSRSQPTTPLSSQQLHAHYQSEQQMHQSRSQPNTPPSSQQLHAHYQSEQQMYQSRSQPNTPPSSQQLHAHYQHNQQPQSELAQSQLQNQHFQYRPHQHNEPQPSQYQPQQRPHLQPQPQPQLQIQSPHQPQPQPPMQLQSQQSQPQPQYQNQHAQYPARYPPPPWAATPGYANYQSHVSAQNAISTSQGNSATASYPLAAQGVRPLQHQHSLPSQAVDPRAVNSGQRPFIPSYRLFEDLNVFGNTDGRVSGTSSNVSGAMGPGMVGGGRK, from the exons atgatggctgtttcttcttcttcagctaGTGTCGCAGTAGATAAAGCAACTAGCGATCTTCTTATGGGTCCTGATTGGACCATGAACATCGAAATTTGTGATTCAATCAATTCTAATCATTG GCAGCCAAAAGATGTGGTAAAAGCTGTGAAGAAGAGAATACAGCATAGGAGCTCTAAAGTTCAAATACTAGCTCTCACG CTTCTGGAGACAATGGTGAAGAATTGTGGTGATTACGTGCACTTTCAAATCGCTGAGAGGAATGTATTGGAGGAGATGATAAAGATCGTTAGGAAGAAG GCAGACATGCAAGTGAGGGATAAAATTTTAGTACTGCTCGACTCGTGGCAAGAGGCATTTGGGGGTGCTGGTGGAAAATATCCTCAGTACTATTGGGCGTACGAGGAATTAAAG CGGTCTGGAGTTTCTTTTCCGAAGCGTTCACCGGATGCAGCTCCAATATTTACTCCACCTCCTACTCatccatcttcatcttcaagaAATATGCATCCTGGATTTGGGATGCCAAGTAATTCTTCCAAAACACTTGATGAAACAATGGCAACAGAGATAGAAAGTCTGAG TATGTCAAGCTTGGAATCCATGCGGCATGTGTTGGACCTTTTGAGTGACATGCTACAAGCTGTAAATCCTAATGACCGTGCG GCTGTGAAAGATGAAGTAATTGTTGATCTTGTTGATCGATGTCGCACCAACCAGAAAAAATTGATGCAGATGCTGACAACAACTGG GGATGAGGAACTTCTTGGGCGGGGCCTTGAACTGAATGATAGTATTCAAAGTTTGCTTGCGAGGCATGATGCAATAGCTTCTGGAGCTTCTTTTCCAAGTCATGGTGCAAGTTCAAGCACTATATCATCTGAAGGTCAATCAAGTGTCAATCAAAATGAAGTGAAGAGCCCCAGCCCGGCTGAATCTTCAACACCAAAAGCTAGCCCTCTTGCTGCAGTTTATTCTGAGCCAAGGGGAGAGAGtgatgaagaggaagaagatgaatttgCACAGCTTGCTCGAAG GCATTCTAAGACACAATCAGTGGCTTCTAAAGATGCTACAATTGGTTCTAGTGAAAATTCAGGGTCAATGAACACCAACAGCACGACTCCAAATGTTCCAGAGACCTCAACTTCTATCCCATCCTTGGCATTAGCTCTTCCCGACCCGCCGGCACCTATTAGTACTACATCAAAAGATCAGGACATCATTGACTTACTGAGTATCACTTTGTCCCTGGCACCATCTTCTCCACCGCCAACAACATATGCTCCATCATCAGCTCCTACCCAAGGCGGCATGCATCAGATACCTGTTCCATCCAGTGCAGACAGTTATTCTTATTCTCCCCAATCATATCTTGGAAATTCGCCATTCAACAGTTACGTAGCTCCTTGGGCTCAACCTCAATCTAAGTCAGAGTTTCAAACCCAGCCTCCACAACAGATGTATCAATCCCGATCCCAACCCACAACCCCGCTCTCATCTCAACAATTGCATGCACATTATCAATCCGAGCAACAGATGCATCAATCCCGATCCCAACCCAACACCCCGCCCTCATCTCAACAATTGCATGCACATTATCAATCCGAGCAACAAATGTATCAATCCCGATCCCAACCCAACACCCCACCCTCATCTCAACAATTGCATGCACATTATCAACATAACCAACAACCCCAATCTGAACTAGCTCAATCACAGCTGCAGAATCAACACTTCCAATATAGGCCTCACCAACATAATGAACCCCAACCATCACAATATCAGCCTCAACAGCGTCCACATTTACAGCCTCAACCACAACCGCAGTTGCAAATACAGTCTCCGCATCAGCCTCAACCCCAACCACCGATGCAATTACAGTCTCAGCAATCTCAACCGCAGCCACAATATCAGAACCAACATGCTCAATACCCTGCAAGATATCCTCCACCACCATGGGCTGCTACACCTGGATATGCCAACTATCAAAGCCATGTATCGGCTCAAAATGCTATTTCAACCTCTCAAGGCAACAGCGCAACAGCATCATATCCTCTTGCTGCACAAGGGGTTAGGCCCTTGCAACATCAGCATTCACTCCCTTCACAAGCAGTTGATCCGAGGGCGGTAAATTCTGGACAAAGACCCTTCATTCCCTCTTACAGGTTATTTGAAGATTTGAATGTATTTGGAAACACAGATGGAAGGGTAAGTGGTACATCATCCAACGTGTCGGGGGCAATGGGACCCGGTATGGTCGGGGGAGGACGTAAGTGA
- the LOC123888749 gene encoding TOM1-like protein 6 isoform X2, with the protein MQVRDKILVLLDSWQEAFGGAGGKYPQYYWAYEELKRSGVSFPKRSPDAAPIFTPPPTHPSSSSRNMHPGFGMPSNSSKTLDETMATEIESLSMSSLESMRHVLDLLSDMLQAVNPNDRAAVKDEVIVDLVDRCRTNQKKLMQMLTTTGDEELLGRGLELNDSIQSLLARHDAIASGASFPSHGASSSTISSEGQSSVNQNEVKSPSPAESSTPKASPLAAVYSEPRGESDEEEEDEFAQLARRHSKTQSVASKDATIGSSENSGSMNTNSTTPNVPETSTSIPSLALALPDPPAPISTTSKDQDIIDLLSITLSLAPSSPPPTTYAPSSAPTQGGMHQIPVPSSADSYSYSPQSYLGNSPFNSYVAPWAQPQSKSEFQTQPPQQMYQSRSQPTTPLSSQQLHAHYQSEQQMHQSRSQPNTPPSSQQLHAHYQSEQQMYQSRSQPNTPPSSQQLHAHYQHNQQPQSELAQSQLQNQHFQYRPHQHNEPQPSQYQPQQRPHLQPQPQPQLQIQSPHQPQPQPPMQLQSQQSQPQPQYQNQHAQYPARYPPPPWAATPGYANYQSHVSAQNAISTSQGNSATASYPLAAQGVRPLQHQHSLPSQAVDPRAVNSGQRPFIPSYRLFEDLNVFGNTDGRVSGTSSNVSGAMGPGMVGGGRK; encoded by the exons ATGCAAGTGAGGGATAAAATTTTAGTACTGCTCGACTCGTGGCAAGAGGCATTTGGGGGTGCTGGTGGAAAATATCCTCAGTACTATTGGGCGTACGAGGAATTAAAG CGGTCTGGAGTTTCTTTTCCGAAGCGTTCACCGGATGCAGCTCCAATATTTACTCCACCTCCTACTCatccatcttcatcttcaagaAATATGCATCCTGGATTTGGGATGCCAAGTAATTCTTCCAAAACACTTGATGAAACAATGGCAACAGAGATAGAAAGTCTGAG TATGTCAAGCTTGGAATCCATGCGGCATGTGTTGGACCTTTTGAGTGACATGCTACAAGCTGTAAATCCTAATGACCGTGCG GCTGTGAAAGATGAAGTAATTGTTGATCTTGTTGATCGATGTCGCACCAACCAGAAAAAATTGATGCAGATGCTGACAACAACTGG GGATGAGGAACTTCTTGGGCGGGGCCTTGAACTGAATGATAGTATTCAAAGTTTGCTTGCGAGGCATGATGCAATAGCTTCTGGAGCTTCTTTTCCAAGTCATGGTGCAAGTTCAAGCACTATATCATCTGAAGGTCAATCAAGTGTCAATCAAAATGAAGTGAAGAGCCCCAGCCCGGCTGAATCTTCAACACCAAAAGCTAGCCCTCTTGCTGCAGTTTATTCTGAGCCAAGGGGAGAGAGtgatgaagaggaagaagatgaatttgCACAGCTTGCTCGAAG GCATTCTAAGACACAATCAGTGGCTTCTAAAGATGCTACAATTGGTTCTAGTGAAAATTCAGGGTCAATGAACACCAACAGCACGACTCCAAATGTTCCAGAGACCTCAACTTCTATCCCATCCTTGGCATTAGCTCTTCCCGACCCGCCGGCACCTATTAGTACTACATCAAAAGATCAGGACATCATTGACTTACTGAGTATCACTTTGTCCCTGGCACCATCTTCTCCACCGCCAACAACATATGCTCCATCATCAGCTCCTACCCAAGGCGGCATGCATCAGATACCTGTTCCATCCAGTGCAGACAGTTATTCTTATTCTCCCCAATCATATCTTGGAAATTCGCCATTCAACAGTTACGTAGCTCCTTGGGCTCAACCTCAATCTAAGTCAGAGTTTCAAACCCAGCCTCCACAACAGATGTATCAATCCCGATCCCAACCCACAACCCCGCTCTCATCTCAACAATTGCATGCACATTATCAATCCGAGCAACAGATGCATCAATCCCGATCCCAACCCAACACCCCGCCCTCATCTCAACAATTGCATGCACATTATCAATCCGAGCAACAAATGTATCAATCCCGATCCCAACCCAACACCCCACCCTCATCTCAACAATTGCATGCACATTATCAACATAACCAACAACCCCAATCTGAACTAGCTCAATCACAGCTGCAGAATCAACACTTCCAATATAGGCCTCACCAACATAATGAACCCCAACCATCACAATATCAGCCTCAACAGCGTCCACATTTACAGCCTCAACCACAACCGCAGTTGCAAATACAGTCTCCGCATCAGCCTCAACCCCAACCACCGATGCAATTACAGTCTCAGCAATCTCAACCGCAGCCACAATATCAGAACCAACATGCTCAATACCCTGCAAGATATCCTCCACCACCATGGGCTGCTACACCTGGATATGCCAACTATCAAAGCCATGTATCGGCTCAAAATGCTATTTCAACCTCTCAAGGCAACAGCGCAACAGCATCATATCCTCTTGCTGCACAAGGGGTTAGGCCCTTGCAACATCAGCATTCACTCCCTTCACAAGCAGTTGATCCGAGGGCGGTAAATTCTGGACAAAGACCCTTCATTCCCTCTTACAGGTTATTTGAAGATTTGAATGTATTTGGAAACACAGATGGAAGGGTAAGTGGTACATCATCCAACGTGTCGGGGGCAATGGGACCCGGTATGGTCGGGGGAGGACGTAAGTGA